From the Phycisphaeraceae bacterium genome, the window GACGAGATTTCGTGGGCTCTGCAGGCGGTTGGGCCTCAGGCGAGGCCGTTTTTGCGTGAGTTGTATGAGCATCCGGAGTATGTGCCGCGCATGGCGGCGTTGCGTGCGGGGTCGGGGTTGAACGATCCTCGTGCGGTGCCGCATCTGATTGAGATAGCCAAGCGTGGGATGGATGTGTACAGGACTGCGGCGATTTCGATGTTGTCGAAGATTGATGGTGGTCCGGACATTGAGCAATCGTTGAAAGAGTTGCTGGCGGAGGATGATCTGACGGTGCGTGTTGCGGCGTATGAGGCACTGGCGTCGCGAGCGGAGAAGGCGCAGTTGCAGCGGTTGGTGGCGCTGGAGCGGCGTGATCGTGCGGTGACGACGCGGAGGCCTTATGAGTATCTAGCGGCACTGTCGCGGACGTATCTGCCGGAGGGGACGATGCAGGGTGTGAGCCGGCAGTTGGTGTCGGACAAGTTTTTCCTGGATCGCGTGCCGGTGGGCGAGCCGTTGATTTATATCACGCAGCAGCGTGTTCCTCGGATTGTTTTGTTTGGGGAAGGGTCGAAGTTCAAGGAGCCTTTCATATCGAGTATGTGGTCGGATCGGTTGATGATTACGAGCGATTCTCCGGGCGAGCCGTTGCGGGTGTATTACCGCACGCAGTCGATGATGAGCCGCGGGGAAGCAGTGGCGGGAACGTCGAGCGTGGTGACGCATGAGTTTCGTGGCGGGCTGACGGATCTGATTGCGTTCATGGCGCACGCGCCGACGCCGGAGAATCCGAAGCCTGGGCTGGCGTTCAGTTATTCGGAGGTGGTCGGCGCGCTGTATGGGCTGTACAAGGATGATGCGATTGATGTGCAGTTTTCGACGGAGCGAGATCGGTTGATCTCGGAGATCATCAGGCTGAGCGATTCGGGTGCGATCGAGCTTCGGCCGGAGCGTGCGGGGGAATCGGTGGAACTGGTGGTGTTTGACAACCCGACGTTTTTGCCTGCGGCGGCGAACGAGATGCGGGATCCATCGCTCAACTCGCTGCTGATTCCGTTGAGGCAGGGGAGCGTTGAGACGGGTCAAGACAACTAGAGTCGATCTGAGTTGTAAGCGAGCAGCGCGGAGCCATGTCGGGCGTGCTGAAGGAGCGCGCGAGTGTTGCTGGGGGGTTGTGTAGGCCGCGGATCGTGGCCATGCAGAGCCATGACCACGGCACCCGGCCAAATGACGGGATCAGTCGCATCCTTTGGAGAACGCGCGCATGAAGGCGAGAAGATCGAAAGAGTTGAACGCTCCATCATGAACGAGATCGGCTGATTCGTCCATGTTTGCGAATGCCTGGAGGAATGCGGCGGCATCGAAGAAGTCGAGCACGCCGTAGGGTTCGGCGAAGTCTGCGATGTTGCACGGCTCCTGCTGTAGCCCGCGGGCAACGACGCCTTGGCTGGAGTTTGCCGGCATCATGGCGCAAATGGCAACGCTGGACATGAAAAGTTTGACCTTCATGGCGATAGCTCCTTTTCATTGTGCGTGGAGTCGTGGAATTACAACTCTTCTCTTTGATTATGACACAAATGACAACGGTCGCCAAGGATTCCCCGAGAATTTATGAGTAT encodes:
- a CDS encoding flagellar basal body P-ring protein FlgI encodes the protein MTGTRACARTLCVSVVAVVLASLLLGGCSSGNKKPPRATPARPFVLRDVPGPLRGTVGSVCQIQGLQPVLASGLGFVVGLNGTGGLPLPSDVAAHMEREMRLQGIGSATSLGGSVIEGQTARQLLTDANTAVVIVQAAIPPGSPEGTSFDLYVRALNATSIEGGTLWTTDLRLGLPSAFRARQARIIAQGRGPIFINPFAEPGQETDGVTRTAGRILDGGVSTQAIEMILLLDNSSHSMARSITTAINARFPTGRGDRSPPAHGRDADSIRVRVPYAYRDKQFEFVQLLQHLPIDQTYPEATAKRLADALVREPQYGDEISWALQAVGPQARPFLRELYEHPEYVPRMAALRAGSGLNDPRAVPHLIEIAKRGMDVYRTAAISMLSKIDGGPDIEQSLKELLAEDDLTVRVAAYEALASRAEKAQLQRLVALERRDRAVTTRRPYEYLAALSRTYLPEGTMQGVSRQLVSDKFFLDRVPVGEPLIYITQQRVPRIVLFGEGSKFKEPFISSMWSDRLMITSDSPGEPLRVYYRTQSMMSRGEAVAGTSSVVTHEFRGGLTDLIAFMAHAPTPENPKPGLAFSYSEVVGALYGLYKDDAIDVQFSTERDRLISEIIRLSDSGAIELRPERAGESVELVVFDNPTFLPAAANEMRDPSLNSLLIPLRQGSVETGQDN